In the genome of Chlamydia buteonis, the window ATTCTAATTTGGATTATGCATTTTCATAGATACGTTATTATTGATACATCAGGGTATCAACCATTTTTAGCTTATGTAGATCATCAGAAGGTATTAAAACAATGGGATCTACCCGTCGGTCCAGACCAAGGACTGGTTTTAGAATTTATTTTTAAAAATAGTTCTTTAAGTTTCCAAGGAATCGGAGTGGCTGCAGGGCCTGGGAACTTTTCTGCAACCCGTGTTGGATTATCCTTTGCTCAGGGGTTGGCGTTATCTAGAAAAGTGCCGATGATAGGCTACAGTTCTTTAGAGGGATATTTGACTCCTAAGGATAGGGGGAAAGCTTTGATGCTTCCTTTAGGGAAAAAAGGTGGAGTGTTAACTCTTAGTTCAGATCTCTCAGAGGATGGGTTTATTCATGAAAAGAATGGGGTGGGTCCCGGAATTTTATTGCCTTACGGAGAGGCCTCTAAGTATTGTTTAGCAAATAACTGCTACCACGTTATCTCTCCTAATCCACAACTTTTTGTTGATAGTTTTTCAAATAGAATTCGTATAGAAAAAGCTGCACCCTCTATAGACCACATTAGAAGAAATGTAGTTTCTCAACTTATGATTTTAGAGTGTAGTCAGCAGCTGACTCCAGATTACCGCAGTTGTTCTTGTTTTTTTTAGCCTCAACATAATTTTCGTTGGCAGGGCGAGTGGATACAATCAATAACCCAGTTTTTCAGCACGTTGTGAGTCAACTAACTCTTGAAGGGTAATAGATCTGATGATACAATCGAGGCGCCTCTAACATATCAGAGTGAGACGTATGCCTGTGTTGTTTTAGGCTTAACAGTGATTATTATGCAAAATAAGGTAATGCATGCCCAGTGTTAAAGTTAGAGTTGGTGAGCCAGTAGATCGAGCTCTGAGAATTTTGAAAAAGAAAGTCGATAAAGAAGGGATCTTAAAGGCTGCTAAAGCTCATAGGTTTTATGATAAACCTTCAGTAAAGAAGCGTGCGAAATCTAAAGCCGCAGCTAAATACCGCAGTCGTTAGAAAATATCCTCTCTAGTGGTGTTTGATTTATGGATTACTATGATGTTTTAGGTGTTTCTAAAACTGCCTCTCCTGAGGAGATTAAAAAATCATATCGTAAGTTGGCTGTTAAGTATCATCCTGACAAAAACCCAGGGGATACTGAAGCCGAGAAACGTTTTAAAGAAGTTTCAGAAGCTTATGAAGTATTAAGCGACCCTCAAAAGCGGGAGTCCTATGACCGTTACGGTAAGGATGGGCCTTTTGCCGGAGCCGGGGGTTTCGGTGGTGCGGGCATGGGCAATATGGAAGATGCTTTGCGCACTTTTATGGGGGCTTTTGGCGGAGAGTTTGGCGGTGGCGGAAGCTTTTTCGAAGGCCTATTTGGTGGTCTAGGTGAAGCTTTCGGTATGCGAGGAGATCCAGCAGGAGCTCGTCAGGGAGCTAGTAAGAAGGTTCACATCACTTTAACATTTGAAGAAGCCGCTCGCGGTGTAGAAAAAGAACTTCTTGTTTCTGGATACAAGACTTGTGACACTTGTTCCGGTAGCGGTGCCGCTAGTAAGCAGGGAATCAAATGTTGTGACCGTTGTAAAGGTTCTGGGCAAATTGTTCAGAGTCGCGGTTTCTTTTCTATGGCCTCGACATGTCCTGAATGTGGCGGAGAAGGCCGTATTATTACAGATCCTTGTTCAAATTGTCGAGGGCAAGGAAGAATCAAGGATAAACGCAGTGTTCATGTGCAAATCCCTGCGGGAGTAGATTCTGGAATGCGTTTAAAGATGGAAGGCTATGGAGATGCTGGACAAAATGGTGCCCCTGCCGGAGATCTTTATGTTTTCATTGATGTAGAAACACATCCTGTTTTCGAGCGGCGAGGGGATGATTTAATTTTAGAATTGCCCATCGGCTTTGTTGACGCTGCTTTAGGAATGAAGAAAGAAATACCCACTTTATTAAAGGAGGGTGCTTGTCGCCTCACAGTGCCTGAAGGGATTCAAAGCGGAACAATTCTTAAGATTAAAAATCAAGGATTCCCTAATGTCCACGGCAGAGGACGTGGAGACTTGCTTGTGCGCGTTTCTGTGGAAACTCCACAAAATCTTTCGGAAGAACAGAAGGAATTACTTCGCAAGTTTGCAGCTACGGAAAAAGCAGAAAATTTCCCTAAGAAACGTAGTTTCTTGGATAAAATAAAGGGTTTTTTTTCTGACTTCACCGTATAGATAAGGATAGCACGGGTCTATCCGAGGAGCAAATATGGTAGCAATACAGCATGAATTAGGATCTTCTATTAAAGAAGTTCTGAAATTAGTCTGGAGTTTAAGATTTGCTGAAAACAAGATGCTCCTTCTTTCTCGCCAGAGCGATTCTGGAGGGACCTTCCAGTTGTCTTGTGCTGGTCACGAGCTTGTTGGAGTAGTTGCCGGGAGAAGCCTCATTCCAGGTAAGGATTGGTCTTTTCCATATTATAGGGATCAAGGATTCCCTATAGGTCTAGGGTGTGATCTTTCTGAGATTTTTGCTTCGTTTCTTGCTCGATTAGCTCCGAATCATTCTTCTGGTAGGATGATGCCTTACCACTATTCCCATAAAAAACTCCGCATTTGTTGCCAATCGAGTGTGGTAGGTTCTCAATTTCTTCAGGCAGCAGGACGCGCATGGGCTGTAAAACATACCAAATCTAACGAAGTAGTTTATGTCTCTGGGGGGGATGGATCAACTTCTCAGGGTGAATTTCACGAGATGTTAAACTATGTTGCATTGCATAAGCTACCTTTAGTTACAGTCGTACAGAATAATGCTTGGGCGATCTCTGTTCCTTTTAAAGATCAGTGTTCTACAGATTTAGTGCGTTTAGGGGAGAGTTATCAAGGTCTGTCTGTTTATGAAGTAGATGGTGGTGATTACTTTGAGCTTGTAGATACTTTTTCTAAAGCTGTAGATCAAGCTAGACATGCCCTGGTTCCCGCGTTAATTCTAGTCAATGTTATGCGTTTAGAGCCGCATAGCAACTCTGATAATCATGAGAAATATCGTAGTCGTGAAGATTTAGATCATTGTAAGAGTAATGATCCTTTAGTCCGGTTAGAACGGCTGATGATAGACGAATGTGGCATTTCACCTGCGGAGATTTTAGAAATAAAAGCAGAGGCTGAATCCGAAGTCGCTCGTGCTTGTGAAATCGCTGAGGGCATGCCCTTCCCTAGTAAAGGTTCTACGAGCCATGATGTATTTTCTCCACATACAATTTCTTTAATTGATTACGAAAATTCTTTAGAAGCTCAGCGTTTGCGCGATACTCAACCAAAAGTTATGCGTGATGCCATTACAGAAGCGCTAATTGAAGAAATGAGCCGAGATTCTGGTGTTGTTGTTTTCGGTGAAGATGTGGCTGGAGATAAAGGTGGAGTTTTTGGTGTTACTAGAAATCTTACAGACAAGTTCGGAATTGAACGTTGTTTTAATACACCATTAGCAGAGGCCACCATTATAGGAACAGCTATTGGTATGGCAATGGATGGGATCCATAAGCCTGTTGCTGAGATTCAGTTTGCAGATTATATCTGGCCCGGTATTAATCAATTATTTTCTGAAGCTTCAAGTATTTACTACCGTTCTGCTGGTGAGTGGGAAGTGCCTTTAGTTATTCGAGCTCCTTGTGGAGGTTACATACAAGGTGGCCCCTACCATTCACAAAGTATAGAAGCATTCTTAGCACATTGCCCGGGCATAAAGGTGGCTTATCCATCTAATGCTGCAGATGCAAAAGCTTTGTTAAAGGCGGCTATTCGCGATCCTAATCCTGTAGTTTTTTTAGAACATAAGGCGTTGTATCAACGACGTATTTTTAGTGCATGTCCGGTATTTTCTTCGGATTATGTTTTGCCTTTTGGTAAAGCAGCTATCACTCAAGTAGGTTCAGATTTGACCATTGTTTCTTGGGGAATGTCTTTAGTTATGAGTATGGAAGTAGCTAAGGAATTGGCAGCTTTAGATATTTCTGTAGAGGTTATAGATTTACGTACGATAGTACCTTGTGATTTTTCTACTGTTATAGAGTCAGTTAAGAAAACTAGTAAGTTACTTATAGCTCATGAGGCGTCAGAGTTTTGTGGATTTGGTGGGGAGATTGCTGCAACTGTAGCAGAGCAAGCATATGCATATCTCGATGCACCTATTAGGCGTGTTGCGGGATTACATGCCCCGGTTCCTTATTCAAAAATACTGGAAAATGAAGTTCTTCCCCAGAAGGAGAAAATCTTTCAAGCAGCAAAAAGTTTAGCAGAGTTTTAATTGCGGATTTTCATTAAATGCTTTCTGTAGGACTAACAATAGTGGAAGTTCTTTCAGGTGGTTTACAGTAATTTGTAATAATGTCTTTTCTTTGCGTTTTTCTTCTATGTCTATGGCTTCTAATAAGGCTAGAGCACATTGAGAATACCAGAGTTCGTATTCTTCTTGAGAAGATCTAATATCGCTGAGTCCTACAAGCTCTATCTGTATGAAGGAAATGCCGTTTTTGCGACAGATATCGAAACATTTTAGGTACGCATCCACCATATTTTCAAAAGCTTTCTTGTAGGTAGAATCTTGCCAAGTAATTACTTTGGACAATTGTTTATTAGTATGAATAAGTGTTTCTATGGTGGGGGGATTGATGAAGATCAGATAAGAAGCGGGAGCTGTTATTTGTGATTTATTTACCCAGGGTCCATAGGCTATCGCTCCGGGAGGGAATGTTCTGGAACCTGGTTGTGTGATCTCATCCCAACAATCTTTTTCTATGCGCCCGATTAAAGCTAGTGTTCTGTTAATCGCGTAGCTGAAATTTCTTTCTGAATTTATGCATAGAAGTATAGCAGAGTCTTTATGCTTTAATAGAGGATCGGTTAGAGGGTGGCCTTTATGAAAGCAGAGTTGCAGATGTGTATTTTTATTATGTAGATATACACACTCCGTATTTCTATTTATTTTATTTGCTCGGGGTAAGACTTGTTCCAGTGTAAAAGTATTCCTCAAACGATGGGCAACGCTTGATAAAGTCAAGTCTGCAAATTGAATCGAGGGGATAGACTGACTTTTGCTTAATACTATTAAAATAATCCCGCTAAGAACCATAAAAAGTACACCCGCAATAAATAAGGGTAGAGAAAAGATAAATAATGGTTCTATAGCTATTGTTAGTATCCCTCCCAGCAAACATGCCATACTCAAGGTAGCAATCCATTGTGGAATACGCGACTGCGTTACCTTGCAACTAAGCGAGTACTCATAATTTAATGAAGGAATATTATGATTTCTATCAGTGTCATGCACCACGGGCATGGATATAACCTAGGCTTAACAACACAAAAGATTTATCCAAAAATGATGAAATAAGGACTCTTTATTCACAATAAAGTTTTGATAGAAAGCAGAGTTTACACATTTTTTATAACTCAGAAATTGAGCGTAGAGATTGATTTTCGGGGGTTTTTGTTTTTTCTAAGTTAACTCCGATATGGAATAAGAAAATGAGAAATAGAGTGAGTTGCCAAGGGCATAGTGGTGAAGGTGCGAAAGATATTAGGAAATTGTGACCATGAAGACATGGATGTCCAATTAGCCAGGAGATACATAATTCTGTTATAGGCGAGAGGAATGGTAGGGCAAGAGAAAGGAGAATAAGAAAGAAGATAGGAAGCACGAACAGAGGAAAGAAGAGGTTAAAGATAAGACCGTCTAAAGGTAGGGACCCGAAAAAGTTTACAGTAGGGAAAAAGAGAAAGATTTGTGAGGATAGTCCTAGGGATAAGGCTCCCCAAATATAGCGAAGGAAAGGAAGAGAGTATTTTGGTGCTATTTGCTTCCACGGTGTATAGAAGAAACGGAAAAGGTGAGAAAAGAAAAGTAAAATACCCGAGGTAGCTAAGAAGCTTAAAGCGAATGCAGGAGAGAGAGGGGAGAAGATTAATGTGCAGAGAATACAGCCTATACCTAAACGATTGAGGCTTGAGCATACACCAGAAGAAAAAGGAGAGAGGCAAAGTAAAGATAAGGAAATCCAAGCTCGCCATACTGAAGGAGTCCCTGGAAACAATAGGGTTAATCCCAGAAGTATAACAAAGGTAAGAAAATATTTTATTCTTGTTGGAAAGATATAGAAAAAGAAAAACAAAAATGAAGTGCATAGGGAAAAATGCCACCCAGAAATAGCAAAAATATGAGCCAAACCCTTCTTTTTGAAAATTTCTTTTAAGTGTTTGGGTAAGGGAGTGCCAAGAAGAAGACTGGATGCAAAAGTTCCTGATTCTCCAGAAGAAAAAAGGTTTAGAATACGTCGATGACATGTTTCTCTTAGTTTATGGTGCAGTAGTGCTATTCTCGAAGGCTGTATTTCTTTATAGCAACCATTAGACTTAAAAATAATTTGGGATGTATGATTTAACGTCGTTCCTTGTAGATGGTATTTTTTATATAGTTCTAAGTGCGCATCTATAAGAATAGTACAGGAAACATGACGGTGTTTTTGTCCACAGGGATACGACAGGTGAATAGCTTCTCCAAAATATCTATTTTCTTTCCCCGATTTAATGACAAAGCTCCCCGAAGCTACTCCTCCATGAATAATAGAAGAAGGTTCCGATAGAATGATTAGAGGGATAAACCAGCAAGCCCCTATAAAAAGTTGTTGTTTCGGTTGTTTGGGGATAAATGGATGAAGAGCTACAAGGAGTATAGCCCCACATAGAGGGTAAGGACGCGATATTATCCCCGTTATCCAATATAATGCACTAATCAATAAAGGATGTTGTTGTTGAAAGTATCGGCAAGAATGGATTAGCTGTATCCATAGGGAGTGTAAGGTGTGAACAAGGACAGAGGATGAAAAAGTTTCAAAACGTATTAGCATCAACTCATTCTTTCCCTCAGCTCGAAGTATATTCTATAGAACAATTACGAGAGGAAATGTCTTGGGAAGCAATTTCCAAGAAGGCTCCGCGCTTGCCCCGAGGCTGGTACGAGCTAATGGGACTATCGAAAAAAGATAGATTAGACTTTTGCCAAGAGTATTGGCTTACTATTTTAGGAATAGATGATAATCAATTCCCAGGTATTTGTCGTTTTTTTTCTCTTTTAGACAGTTTAGATGTATATATTTATCGCTCTGCTAATGAGCCCTATGGAGTCAAAATGCTTTACACTTTTAGTGATGGGCGTTGTGGATTTCAAGGTGAGCCCCCCTTGTTAGATATGGAGGGGTATTGTTTCCCTAGTTTAGGGGATGACGGTTATCGCAAATTTTTTACCATTCACAATGGATTTGGTAAATGGGAAGATGAGGGGATTTTTTCTTACCGTTCTCTAGCTAAGGTACAACATAAATTGCGGCAGCTACTCATCCGTTTGGGCAAGATTCTTCATGAAGACAGTTGTGCGTCTTTGGGGATTTTTCCTTTTTATGGTTATGAAGAGCCTTTGACTTACCAGTGTTTTCTTTTTGATCCAGAAGTGCGTAGGGATTTTCCTTCTCCCAACATATTGTTAAGTGAGGAAAGCCTACAGCATAGAACTTTAGGAAGTATTGAACTTTTACATTTAACTACAAGTCACTATCCTTCTTTCATGGCTTGGCTAGAAAATTACTTGCATAGCGAAGAGGTGTATAGTGGATGAATGTAGAGGCTGTATTTTAGATATCGAGAATCCGGAAGAGCCTGTGGATTTTGATAATGAAGAAGAAGAATTAACATGCATATGTGTTGTAAAAAACACTTCTGGAATCCATGTGCGTCCTGCGGGGGCTATTGTAAAGTTGTTTGATGGTGAAGAATGTGAAGTAAATTTTACCTATGCGGGGAAGACGGTAAATGCCAAAAGTATCATGAGCATACTTATACTAGGGGCTCCACAAAATGGAGAGATTTTAGTGCGTATTAAAGGGAAAGATGCAGGTCGGGTATTGCAAAAAGTGCAGAATGCCTTTGACTCAGGTTTTGGAGAGTTATAAATGAACACACCCACGCCTTCTCTAGAGCAAAATAAGGAATGGCGAGTTCCTGGAATGACTTTAGTTCCTGGGGTAGCTATAGGAAAAGCTTTTTTCTTAGGCACCTCTCCTCTGCAAATTCATGAACTTACCTTGCCTCAAGAAGAGGTGGAACACGAAATACACCGTTATTATAAAGCATTAAACCGTTCTAAATCTGATATCGTTGCCTTAGAACAAGAAGCTCAGGGTAAGCAAGGTCAACAAGAAATCTCTTCAATACTCCAAGCACATCTGGAGATAATTAAAGATCCTATTTTGACAGAAGAGGTTGTAAATACTATCAGAAAAGATCGTAAAAACGCCGAATACGTCTTTTCTTCTGTTATGGAAAAAATAGAGGAGTCATTAACAGCAGTTCAAGGGACTTCTCTAGCTGTAGATCGTGTTCAGGATATCCATGATATTTCTAATCGTGTGATTGGTCATTTGTGCTGTCAGCATAAGAGTTCTTTAGGTGATGCAGATCAAAATATCATAGTTTTCTCTAAAGAACTTACTCCTTCAGAAGTCGCTAGTGCGAATCCTTCATATATTCGTGGATTTGTTTCTTTTATTGGGGCGCCGACCTCGCATACAGCTATCGTTTCTAGAGCGAAAAATATTCCCTATTTAGCGAATTTTTCTCAGGAAAACTGGGAACGTATTCAAGGATATACCGGGAAACTTGTCTTGATAGACGGTATTCGTGGTGAGATTATTTTTAATCCTAAATCAAAAACTCTTGAAAATTGTTATAAACAAAAGAGTACCTCATATAGTGTAAAATCGTATCCTCAACCGTCCCCACACGCGATAGTATCTTCTCATGCTGCAAGCCTTGAAGAGCTTCGCATGCTTTCGGAGTTCTTTCCACAAACTTCTATCGGGTTATTTCGTTCTGAGTTTCTTGCTATAGCTGAAGATCGTTTACCTACAGTAGAAGAACAAGCAATAGTTTATAAATCTTTAGCATTGTTTCCTGAACGGGTCTCTGTATTACGTTTATTTGATTTTGGTGAAGATAAGCTCTGCCCTGGTCAAGGGCCGATTAAAGAGCGCTCAATACGTTATTTATTGAAAAACTCGCATATGCTTGATGATCAGCTTTGTGCTATTTTAACAGCTTCGGTATCAGGTTCTTTGAAAGTGTTAATTCCTGGAACTGCTGATGTTATAGAAATTATAGAAGTGAAACGTCGGTTAGAGAATATACGTCGTTCTTTTAACAAAGATCATGCCATAGAAAATATTGCCTGGGGAAGCATGATAGAACTTCCTTCAGCAGTACTGATGATTGATGAGATTCTTCAGGAATGTGATTTTATTTCCATAGGAACGAATGATCTCATGCAATATACCTTAGGGAATAATCGAGAAACTATACTGCCTCATTATCTTGATAATCCACTGCATCCTTCGGTGATGCGCATGATTCGTCATGTAGTTTCTAGCGCGAAACATCGCGATGTTCACGTATCTATTTGTGGAGAGGCTGCAGCAAATCTTTCCTTAACACCATTTTTCTTAGGCTTAGGAGTCCAAGAACTATCAGTGGCTATGCCAGCAATTGTAGAACTGCGAGAAAGAATAGCATCTCTAAATTTCAGTGATTGTGTAGAACATACTGAAAAGTTATTAAGAGCCAGGACCTGTGCAGAAGTTCAGGCCCTGTTAGCTTAAAAAGGCATGCCGGCACGCATTACAGACAATTCTTTGTCCATAGCATCTTTAGCCTCTTTAAACGCTGAACGGAAAAGATCTTCAATAACTTCGGGATCTTCAGGATCAAGGCAGGTAGGCTTTACTTTTACAGAGACAATATCACATTTACCATTGATCACTACGGAGACAAGTCCATTACCGGCTTGTCCTTCATATTGCTTTTTCTCTAGAGAAGCTTCCATTTCTAAAAATTGTTGCTCCATGATTTTTGCTTCTTTTTTCTTTTTTGCATACCCGCTTCCCATGCGTTTACTCCTTGGTTAAAATTCCTGCAAACTCAACAACAGCAAATTGTAAAAGCGTATCTATAGTAGCTGATCCTACTAAAGAAGGGGAAGCTTCTTTTTGATGCTGAACTTTTGGAGTGGAAGATGGTGAAGTTAAGAAACTTTGATCTTGATAGTGTTTTTCAGGTTTTATAATGGGCTTTGAGGGTTCTTGCTGCTGAGGTATGTTTCTTGGTGTATCAAAAGTTGATGTTTTAAGTTGAGAAAATAGAGTTTCTAAAGAGGGACGCTGGCATATCCGAATGAGATGGATTATTACTGTTTCTAAAAATGTTTTTTCAAAAATAGTTTGTTGTAGATGTTTGGCTGCTTCGCCAAGGAAATCAATGATTTCTAATAAACATTCACTGGAATAGTGCATAGCTATTGTGGATAGAGGAGAATTTCCCTGATCTTTATTAAGAAGTACATCGCGATAAAAAACAGTGAGATCATGGAGAAAGGTGATTGGAGCTACTCCAGAATTGATCGCTGTAGTTACAGGAAGCAAAGCTTCAGCATATTTTTGCGTGCGAATACATTCTGATAATGTAGCTAAGGTGTCTTGAGATAATAAACCTAATGCGTCTGCAACCAATTCTGGGGATAAAGATTTAGGGAATAGCCCTATGACATAATCATAAAGGGATTCAGCGTCCCGTAGGCTTCCCTGAGCTGCCCTTGCAATAGGGAGAAGAGCTTCTCGAGAGGTTTCTATACCACCTGCTTGAGATATAGATTCTAGCTTATCTATGATCATTGTCTCAGGAATTCTTTTTAGGTGCATTTTTTGACAACGACTTAAAATTGTGCCTGGTATTTTATAATTTTCTGTAGTGGCTAAGAAGAATTTTACATGGCTCGGAGGCTCTTCTAAAGTTTTTAGTAAGGAATTAAATGCCTCCTTAGTCAGCATATGGACTTCATCTATGATATAGATTTTATATTGTGATTTGGCAGGAGTAAAGAGAACTGTTTCATTGATTTGACGGATATCTTCAATACCTCGGTGTGAGGCGCCATCGATTTCGATTACGTCTAAGGAGGTTCCTAAAGAGATTTCTTTACAAACACAACACTGGTTGCAAGGTTCATGTTCAGGAGTAAGTTCTTTACAGTTTAAGGCTTTTGCAAAGATTCTTGCTAAAGTTGTTTTTCCTGTTCCGCGAATTCCTGAAAATAAATAAGCATGCGCAACACGTTGAAACTGCAAAGCATTTTTTAAAACAGTGACCACGGCATCTTGCCCCAGAATTTCGGAAAATGTTTGAGGGCGATATTTTCTAGAAGAAACTTGGTATGTTGCTGATATCATTTGTTGTGCCTCTAAAAATGATTGCGAGGAGTTTTTTTATTTAATTCGGGTGACTATTTTTTCTAGGATTTCTAGACTGGATATCCCAAAAATCCACATATTAACAAATTCACAGTTGGAAGAGATCATTTTAACGTTCACTATAGTATAAGGGGTGGAAATTGTCCCTCTTTAATAAAGATATTTGTCGATTAGATATGAAGATAATATTTTCTAGGTAAAAAGCAGGATCCCGTCAATAGGCGTCATTTTTCTTTGTTATATATTAAGCTATGGTCAATAGTATGAAATCCTTAATTGAAATAGAGCAAAGTTCACGACTTAGATAATACACTTTAAGTGATGTCATTTGTTATAAGATTTTTAGAGTTTTCTTATTTGCAAGTGACAGAGTTTGTTTGTGAAGAGAATGAAAAGTTAGTTTTGAATAAAAAATAGCGTTTTGTTCTTTGGTGTGATAGCTAAAAAATAATAGATATATCTTGAATTGAGCATATGATCAAGCAAATGGAAGACCGTAGGCAAGTTTACCGGAGTTGCACTACTGCTGAAATAGATCGGCCGTGGTCAAGGTATCTTTTATGTTTTGGTATTACGGGTATTTTTGCACTAACATTATTCTCTTTTATTTATCTTAGAGTTCTTCATATTCCTGTCTATAAGGAGGGGGATTTTGCTCAGGTATCTTTGAACTCTCCTATAGATTTTTCTATTAGTTGGAATGTGCACGCGTTTTACAGTAAAAGAGCTACAATCCCAGAAGTATTTGGAAAGGTCTATCGCATCTGTGAAAATACTTGTTTTGAAGAGCCAGAAGAAGAAGAAACTCGTCGGTGGTTAAAAAAAACTCAAGATTTTCTTGGGTCCGTAGGATTTATAGATAGTTCTACGGAGACTTGTCTGCAAGATCTCCATTTGCGCCCCTCAGCTTTAAAAGAACGAGATCGTCTATTAGGGATTCACGTAAGTTCTGATTCTAGAGAAGTGATTCATCAATGTGTAGAACATGTGGATAATTTTCTAAAGTCTGAAAACTGTCCTGCATCATGTAGATTGCTCATTATAAACAACCTAAAGGAAAAACCCTTAGATATCTCGGTTGATAAGGAAAAGTCGGGCTATGTTAAGGGAGACTTGTTAGGGACGCGGCGCATAGAGTATTTTCGTAAAGGCAGCCCTATCATCCGACAGTATCAAAGAATTAGCTCTAGAGATGCAAAGATTCTTCGTTGCTTACGTCAGCAGCTTGTATCTTCAACAACATTGTTTTCTTATCGTGGAGTCTTAGGTGTTCTTCTATTAGTTGCAATTATTTTAATTTGGGGATACCGTTCATTGGTTACGTTTTGTCCAGAGTTACTAAAGTCACCAAAACGTTACACGCTTTACATTGCTATCTTTTCTCTATCTTTAATTGGAGCAAAAATTACAGAGACTCTTTGTGCTCTAGGGCCTCAAAGCTGGGACGTTTATCTTTCTTATCCTTTAATTCTTCCTTTTACCGCTATTCTTCTAGGTCATCTTGTGGGCATTCCTCTAGCTGGAGTTTCATGTACATTACTTGGGATTCTGTATACTCTAGAATCAGATATTTGGAATAACAGTTGGTTTCTTGTCATGAACCTGCTGAGTTCTTGGAGGATTTTATTCACATTAAATCGAGTTACGCGTTTATCTTCTCTATTTTGGTGCTGTATGAAGTTGTGGTGGGTATCCACGGCAATTTTAACAGGATTGCGTTTATTCTTTGATGTTGCTTCTATATCGGCTTTCCGTGCTGATTGCTTGGGGAGCTTTGTCTATAGTTTAATGACTGCATTAGGTGTAGGTGCGTTGATCCCTGTTTTTGAGTCCTCATTTGGTGCGTGTACCCATAACCATTTATTAGCATATTTAGATTCTGATTATCCTTTATTAAAACGTCTCTTTGAACAAGCTCCAGGTACTTATCAGCATTCTGTATTGGTGGGAATCCTTGCAGAATCAGCAGCTAACGCTATTAATGCCGATGGGCTTTTTTGCCGCGTTGTAGCGCAATATCATGACATTGGTAAGTTGATTAATCCTGGGTTTTTCCTAGAGAATCACCAGATGCTTGGAACTTCAGCAAGTAATCTTTCTCCTATAGAAAGTGCGAAAATGATCAT includes:
- the ptsP gene encoding phosphoenolpyruvate--protein phosphotransferase, yielding MNTPTPSLEQNKEWRVPGMTLVPGVAIGKAFFLGTSPLQIHELTLPQEEVEHEIHRYYKALNRSKSDIVALEQEAQGKQGQQEISSILQAHLEIIKDPILTEEVVNTIRKDRKNAEYVFSSVMEKIEESLTAVQGTSLAVDRVQDIHDISNRVIGHLCCQHKSSLGDADQNIIVFSKELTPSEVASANPSYIRGFVSFIGAPTSHTAIVSRAKNIPYLANFSQENWERIQGYTGKLVLIDGIRGEIIFNPKSKTLENCYKQKSTSYSVKSYPQPSPHAIVSSHAASLEELRMLSEFFPQTSIGLFRSEFLAIAEDRLPTVEEQAIVYKSLALFPERVSVLRLFDFGEDKLCPGQGPIKERSIRYLLKNSHMLDDQLCAILTASVSGSLKVLIPGTADVIEIIEVKRRLENIRRSFNKDHAIENIAWGSMIELPSAVLMIDEILQECDFISIGTNDLMQYTLGNNRETILPHYLDNPLHPSVMRMIRHVVSSAKHRDVHVSICGEAAANLSLTPFFLGLGVQELSVAMPAIVELRERIASLNFSDCVEHTEKLLRARTCAEVQALLA
- a CDS encoding YbaB/EbfC family nucleoid-associated protein, whose product is MGSGYAKKKKEAKIMEQQFLEMEASLEKKQYEGQAGNGLVSVVINGKCDIVSVKVKPTCLDPEDPEVIEDLFRSAFKEAKDAMDKELSVMRAGMPF
- the dnaX gene encoding DNA polymerase III subunit gamma/tau — encoded protein: MISATYQVSSRKYRPQTFSEILGQDAVVTVLKNALQFQRVAHAYLFSGIRGTGKTTLARIFAKALNCKELTPEHEPCNQCCVCKEISLGTSLDVIEIDGASHRGIEDIRQINETVLFTPAKSQYKIYIIDEVHMLTKEAFNSLLKTLEEPPSHVKFFLATTENYKIPGTILSRCQKMHLKRIPETMIIDKLESISQAGGIETSREALLPIARAAQGSLRDAESLYDYVIGLFPKSLSPELVADALGLLSQDTLATLSECIRTQKYAEALLPVTTAINSGVAPITFLHDLTVFYRDVLLNKDQGNSPLSTIAMHYSSECLLEIIDFLGEAAKHLQQTIFEKTFLETVIIHLIRICQRPSLETLFSQLKTSTFDTPRNIPQQQEPSKPIIKPEKHYQDQSFLTSPSSTPKVQHQKEASPSLVGSATIDTLLQFAVVEFAGILTKE
- a CDS encoding HDIG domain-containing metalloprotein, yielding MIKQMEDRRQVYRSCTTAEIDRPWSRYLLCFGITGIFALTLFSFIYLRVLHIPVYKEGDFAQVSLNSPIDFSISWNVHAFYSKRATIPEVFGKVYRICENTCFEEPEEEETRRWLKKTQDFLGSVGFIDSSTETCLQDLHLRPSALKERDRLLGIHVSSDSREVIHQCVEHVDNFLKSENCPASCRLLIINNLKEKPLDISVDKEKSGYVKGDLLGTRRIEYFRKGSPIIRQYQRISSRDAKILRCLRQQLVSSTTLFSYRGVLGVLLLVAIILIWGYRSLVTFCPELLKSPKRYTLYIAIFSLSLIGAKITETLCALGPQSWDVYLSYPLILPFTAILLGHLVGIPLAGVSCTLLGILYTLESDIWNNSWFLVMNLLSSWRILFTLNRVTRLSSLFWCCMKLWWVSTAILTGLRLFFDVASISAFRADCLGSFVYSLMTALGVGALIPVFESSFGACTHNHLLAYLDSDYPLLKRLFEQAPGTYQHSVLVGILAESAANAINADGLFCRVVAQYHDIGKLINPGFFLENHQMLGTSASNLSPIESAKMIMRHIPEGVELARKAGLPDSFIRVIEEHHGTSVILSTYHRHLQNNPNTGASDEELFRYPGRKPSSKESTIIMIADSFEAAARSLEGTSMMALRELVDKIVSAKMHDGQFADSPITLDELTTICETMVKTLYSALHSRAKYPEMALKPCV